The Tardiphaga alba genome includes a window with the following:
- a CDS encoding acetyl-CoA carboxylase biotin carboxylase subunit, with translation MFKKILIANRGEIACRVIKTARKMGIKTVAVYSEADRDALHVEMADEAVFIGPPAAAESYLLIEKIVEACKKTGAEAVHPGYGFLSEREAFPRALEAAGIVFIGPNPGAIAAMGDKIESKKAAAAAKVSTVPGHLGVIEDDKHAVKIADEIGYPVMIKASAGGGGKGMRIAHSTAEVAEGFNLAKAEAKASFGDDRVFIEKFIVDPRHIEIQVLGDKHGNVIYLGERECSIQRRNQKVIEEAPSPLLDEATRRKMGEQAVALAKAVNYDSAGTVEFVAGQDKSFYFLEMNTRLQVEHPVTELVTGVDLVEQMIRVAAGEKLAIAQKDVTLTGWAVESRVYAEDPFRNFLPSIGRLVKYRPPAESHVEGGVTVRNDTGVQEGGEISIYYDPMIAKLVTHAPSRAAAIDAQANALDAFYVDGIRHNIPFLSALMVHPRWRSGNISTGFIAEEFPNGFAAKAPEGEVARRIAAVAAAVDAVYGERKRQISGQMIGRPVVRAGRRAVWLEREEVLLDVARDGDVVTVAFVDADGKAGTAHRVVSSWKPGVPVWDGTIDGHHVAMQVRPMASGIRIAHQGFEVAVNVYTEAEATAARLMPIGVKADTGKKLLCPMPGLVVSIAVTEGQDVKAGETLAVVEAMKMQNVLRAERDGTVKKIHAAAGATLAVDALILEFE, from the coding sequence ATGTTCAAAAAAATTCTGATCGCCAATCGCGGCGAGATCGCCTGCCGGGTCATCAAGACCGCCCGCAAGATGGGGATCAAGACGGTCGCCGTCTATTCCGAAGCGGACCGCGATGCGCTGCATGTGGAGATGGCGGACGAGGCCGTGTTCATCGGCCCGCCGGCGGCCGCCGAGAGTTATCTCCTGATCGAGAAGATCGTCGAGGCCTGCAAGAAGACCGGCGCCGAAGCGGTGCATCCCGGTTACGGCTTCCTGTCCGAGCGCGAGGCGTTCCCGCGCGCGCTGGAAGCGGCCGGCATCGTCTTCATCGGCCCGAACCCCGGCGCCATCGCGGCGATGGGCGACAAGATCGAATCCAAGAAGGCGGCGGCTGCCGCCAAGGTCTCCACGGTGCCCGGCCATCTCGGCGTCATCGAGGACGACAAGCATGCGGTGAAGATTGCCGACGAGATCGGCTATCCCGTGATGATCAAGGCGTCCGCCGGCGGTGGCGGCAAGGGCATGCGCATCGCGCATTCGACCGCTGAAGTCGCCGAAGGTTTCAATCTCGCCAAGGCCGAAGCCAAGGCCTCGTTCGGCGACGATCGCGTCTTCATCGAAAAGTTCATCGTCGATCCTCGCCACATCGAAATCCAGGTGCTGGGCGACAAGCATGGCAATGTGATCTATCTCGGCGAGCGTGAATGCTCGATCCAGCGCCGCAACCAGAAGGTCATCGAGGAAGCGCCGTCGCCGCTGCTCGATGAGGCCACCCGCCGCAAGATGGGCGAGCAGGCCGTGGCCCTCGCCAAGGCTGTGAATTACGACTCGGCCGGCACCGTCGAATTCGTCGCCGGGCAGGACAAGAGCTTCTACTTCCTCGAAATGAACACCCGCCTGCAGGTCGAGCATCCCGTGACGGAACTCGTCACCGGCGTCGATCTCGTCGAGCAGATGATCCGCGTTGCCGCCGGCGAGAAGCTTGCGATCGCGCAGAAGGATGTCACGCTCACCGGTTGGGCCGTCGAGTCCCGTGTCTATGCGGAAGATCCGTTCCGCAACTTCCTGCCGTCCATCGGCCGTCTGGTGAAATATCGCCCGCCGGCCGAAAGCCATGTCGAGGGCGGCGTTACCGTGCGCAACGACACCGGCGTGCAGGAGGGCGGCGAGATCTCGATCTATTACGATCCGATGATCGCCAAGCTCGTCACCCACGCGCCGTCGCGCGCTGCGGCCATCGATGCGCAGGCCAATGCGCTCGACGCCTTTTATGTCGATGGCATCCGCCACAACATCCCGTTCCTGTCGGCGCTGATGGTTCATCCGCGCTGGCGCAGCGGCAATATCTCCACCGGCTTTATCGCCGAGGAATTTCCGAACGGTTTTGCCGCCAAGGCGCCGGAAGGCGAGGTGGCCCGCCGCATCGCTGCGGTGGCTGCGGCGGTCGATGCCGTCTATGGCGAGCGCAAGCGCCAGATCTCCGGCCAGATGATCGGCCGTCCGGTGGTGCGCGCAGGCCGCCGCGCCGTCTGGCTCGAGCGTGAGGAAGTGCTGCTCGATGTCGCCCGTGACGGGGACGTCGTCACCGTGGCTTTCGTCGATGCCGATGGCAAAGCCGGCACCGCGCATCGTGTAGTGTCGTCCTGGAAGCCCGGCGTGCCGGTATGGGATGGCACCATCGATGGCCATCACGTTGCCATGCAGGTGCGCCCGATGGCGTCGGGCATCCGCATCGCGCATCAGGGTTTTGAGGTCGCGGTCAATGTCTATACCGAGGCCGAAGCCACCGCCGCGCGCCTGATGCCGATCGGCGTCAAGGCCGATACAGGCAAGAAGCTGCTCTGTCCGATGCCGGGCCTCGTGGTCTCGATTGCCGTGACCGAAGGCCAGGACGTCAAAGCCGGCGAGACGCTCGCCGTGGTGGAGGCGATGAAGATGCAGAACGTGCTGCGTGCCGAACGCGACGGCACCGTCAAGAAGATCCATGCCGCTGCCGGTGCGACACTGGCGGTGGATGCGCTCATTCTTGAATTCGAATAA
- a CDS encoding acyl-CoA carboxylase subunit beta, with protein sequence MNNQTIEARRAGAKLGGGEKRIESQHSKGKLTARERIELLLDKGSFEEFDMFVEHRSVEFGMDKSKIPGDGVVTGWGTVNGRKIFVFAKDFTVFGGSLSETHALKITKIQDMAMKARAPIIGLYDAGGARIQEGVAALAGYSYVFRRNVQASGVIPQISVIMGPCAGGDVYSPAMTDFIFMVKNTSYMFVTGPDVVKTVTNEVVTAEELGGASVHATKSSIADGAFENDVETLLQMRRLIDFLPSNNTAGAPEWPSFDDIERTDDSLDTLIPDNPNKPYDIKELILKVVDEGDFFELADTFAKNIVTGFGRIAGKTVGFVANQPMVLAGVLDSDASRKAARFVRFCDAFNIPIVTFVDVPGFLPGTAQEYGGLIKHGAKLLFAYSQCTVPLVTVITRKAYGGAFDVMASKEIGADMNYAWPTAQIAVMGAKGAVEIIFRGDIGDVDKIAARTKEYEDRFLSPFVAAERGYIDDVIMPHSTRKRIARALAMLKDKHVEVPMKKHDNMPL encoded by the coding sequence ATGAACAATCAAACAATAGAAGCGCGCCGCGCCGGCGCAAAACTCGGCGGTGGCGAGAAGCGTATCGAGTCGCAGCACTCAAAGGGCAAACTGACCGCCCGCGAGCGCATCGAGCTGCTGCTGGACAAGGGATCCTTCGAGGAGTTCGACATGTTCGTCGAACACCGCTCCGTGGAATTTGGCATGGATAAGTCCAAAATTCCGGGTGACGGTGTTGTCACCGGCTGGGGCACCGTCAATGGCCGCAAGATCTTCGTCTTCGCCAAGGACTTTACCGTGTTCGGCGGCTCGCTGTCCGAGACCCATGCGCTGAAGATCACCAAGATCCAGGACATGGCCATGAAGGCGCGCGCGCCGATCATCGGCCTCTATGACGCCGGTGGCGCGCGCATCCAGGAAGGTGTTGCCGCGCTTGCGGGCTACTCCTACGTGTTCCGCCGCAACGTGCAGGCCTCGGGCGTGATCCCGCAGATCTCCGTCATCATGGGCCCATGCGCCGGCGGCGACGTCTATTCGCCGGCCATGACCGACTTCATCTTCATGGTGAAGAACACCAGCTACATGTTCGTCACCGGCCCGGATGTGGTGAAGACCGTCACCAACGAGGTCGTCACCGCTGAAGAACTCGGCGGCGCCAGCGTGCATGCCACAAAATCCTCGATCGCCGATGGCGCCTTCGAGAACGATGTCGAGACGCTGCTGCAGATGCGCCGGTTGATCGACTTCCTGCCGTCGAACAACACCGCCGGCGCGCCGGAATGGCCGAGCTTCGACGACATCGAGCGCACCGATGACAGCCTCGATACGCTGATCCCCGACAATCCCAACAAGCCCTATGACATCAAGGAACTGATCCTGAAGGTCGTGGACGAGGGCGACTTCTTCGAACTCGCGGATACGTTTGCGAAGAACATCGTCACCGGTTTCGGCCGCATCGCCGGCAAGACCGTGGGCTTCGTCGCCAACCAGCCGATGGTGCTGGCCGGCGTGCTCGACTCCGACGCCTCGCGCAAGGCGGCGCGCTTCGTGCGCTTCTGCGATGCGTTCAATATTCCGATCGTGACCTTCGTCGACGTGCCGGGCTTCCTGCCGGGCACCGCGCAGGAATATGGCGGCCTCATCAAGCATGGCGCAAAGCTGCTGTTCGCCTATAGCCAGTGCACCGTGCCGCTGGTCACCGTGATCACCCGCAAGGCCTATGGCGGCGCGTTCGACGTGATGGCGTCGAAGGAAATCGGCGCCGACATGAACTATGCCTGGCCGACCGCCCAGATCGCGGTGATGGGCGCGAAAGGCGCTGTGGAAATCATCTTCCGCGGGGATATCGGCGACGTCGACAAGATCGCCGCGCGCACCAAGGAATATGAAGACCGCTTCCTGTCGCCTTTCGTGGCCGCCGAGCGCGGCTATATCGACGACGTGATCATGCCGCACTCCACCCGCAAGCGCATCGCCCGCGCGCTGGCCATGCTGAAGGACAAGCATGTGGAAGTGCCGATGAAGAAGCACGACAATATGCCGTTGTGA
- a CDS encoding 3-hydroxyacyl-CoA dehydrogenase, which produces MKIDGRAFVVTGAGSGLGAAVARMLVARGAKVGLVDIREDTLHALAAEIGRNCVVARADVTSETEASAAIDLAVQEFGGLDGLVNCAGVAPGEKIVGRTGPHSLDSFSRAININLVGTFNMLRLAAAKLVTREQGEDGERGVIINTASVAAYDGQIGQAAYAASKAGVVGLTLPAARELARYGIRVAAIAPGIFETPMMAGMPPEVRESLGKSVPFPSRLGRPAEFAELVASIIENVMLNGEVIRLDGALRMAPR; this is translated from the coding sequence ATGAAGATTGATGGTCGGGCATTCGTTGTGACGGGTGCGGGTTCGGGACTCGGTGCTGCAGTGGCACGTATGCTGGTCGCGCGGGGCGCAAAGGTAGGCCTGGTCGATATCCGCGAAGATACCCTCCACGCGCTTGCCGCGGAGATCGGCCGCAACTGCGTGGTCGCGAGAGCCGATGTGACCAGCGAGACCGAAGCATCAGCAGCGATTGACCTCGCGGTGCAAGAATTCGGCGGCCTCGATGGTCTCGTGAACTGTGCCGGTGTCGCTCCCGGCGAGAAAATCGTCGGCCGGACCGGCCCCCACAGTCTCGATAGTTTCTCTCGTGCGATCAATATAAACCTCGTCGGCACGTTCAATATGCTGCGCTTGGCTGCAGCAAAGCTGGTGACACGCGAGCAAGGCGAAGATGGCGAGCGAGGTGTGATCATCAACACTGCGTCTGTCGCAGCCTATGATGGTCAGATCGGGCAGGCGGCCTATGCCGCGTCGAAAGCGGGTGTCGTCGGACTCACTTTGCCGGCGGCTCGCGAGCTGGCGCGATACGGGATCCGGGTGGCGGCGATTGCGCCGGGCATCTTTGAAACGCCGATGATGGCGGGAATGCCGCCGGAGGTTCGAGAATCGCTCGGCAAGAGCGTGCCATTCCCGTCACGATTGGGCAGGCCCGCAGAATTCGCCGAACTGGTCGCAAGCATCATCGAGAATGTGATGTTGAATGGCGAGGTCATCCGGTTGGACGGCGCTCTTCGGATGGCGCCGCGCTGA
- a CDS encoding acetyl-CoA C-acyltransferase: MKYEDPIVITSIARTPLAGFMGELSSFTAPDLGGRAIKAAVERSSLASDDIDEVIFGCVLSAGQGQAPARQAAMNAGLAKSTPCSTLNKMCGSGMKAIMLAHDLLKADSATIAVAGGMESMSNAPYLLDRARGGYRMGHGKVVDHMFLDGLEDAYDRGRLMGTFAEDCAESFGFDRASQDAFALASLERARAAAENGAFAAEIVPVERTDRSSTSVIDRDEQPIKAKLDKIPMLKPAFRDGGTVTAANSSSISDGAAALVLMRQSQAELRGLKPLAAIRGHASFADLPNLFPTAPVGAIKTLISRIDWSLDQIDLFEINEAFAVVAMAAMQELQLSHAKVNVNGGACALGHPIGASGARIVVTLLSAMIKRDARRGVAAVCIGGGEATAIALERLR, translated from the coding sequence ATGAAGTATGAAGATCCAATTGTTATCACCAGCATCGCCCGCACCCCGTTGGCCGGCTTCATGGGCGAACTGAGCAGTTTTACTGCACCCGACCTCGGAGGCCGGGCAATCAAAGCAGCTGTTGAACGCAGCTCTTTAGCATCGGATGACATCGACGAAGTTATTTTTGGATGCGTTTTGTCTGCAGGACAAGGACAGGCCCCTGCCCGACAGGCAGCGATGAATGCCGGGCTCGCCAAGAGCACGCCTTGCTCGACTTTAAACAAAATGTGTGGATCGGGGATGAAGGCGATCATGCTTGCCCACGATCTGCTGAAAGCAGATAGCGCGACGATTGCCGTGGCCGGCGGGATGGAGAGCATGAGCAACGCGCCATATCTTCTCGACCGAGCACGGGGTGGCTATCGCATGGGTCATGGCAAAGTCGTCGATCACATGTTTCTGGATGGCCTGGAAGACGCTTACGACCGTGGCCGCCTCATGGGAACCTTCGCAGAAGACTGCGCGGAAAGTTTTGGCTTCGATCGCGCCTCTCAGGATGCGTTCGCTCTCGCGTCTCTCGAACGCGCGCGTGCGGCTGCGGAGAACGGCGCTTTCGCTGCCGAAATCGTGCCCGTAGAGCGGACCGATCGGTCGTCGACCTCTGTCATTGATCGAGACGAGCAACCCATAAAAGCCAAACTCGACAAGATCCCGATGCTGAAACCTGCCTTTCGAGACGGCGGCACTGTGACTGCGGCCAACAGCTCGTCGATATCTGACGGTGCGGCGGCACTGGTCCTGATGCGCCAGTCGCAAGCGGAACTGCGCGGCCTGAAACCTCTCGCAGCGATCCGAGGACACGCGTCTTTCGCTGATCTGCCCAACCTTTTCCCGACCGCGCCTGTCGGCGCGATCAAGACGTTGATTTCCCGCATCGACTGGTCGCTGGATCAGATCGACCTGTTCGAGATCAATGAAGCTTTTGCCGTCGTTGCGATGGCCGCCATGCAGGAGCTGCAACTTTCTCACGCGAAGGTCAACGTCAATGGAGGGGCCTGCGCGCTCGGACATCCGATCGGAGCATCCGGAGCACGGATCGTGGTCACGCTGCTTTCTGCAATGATCAAGCGAGACGCTCGACGCGGAGTCGCCGCTGTCTGCATTGGGGGGGGAGAAGCCACGGCGATCGCGCTGGAGCGCTTGCGTTGA
- a CDS encoding acyl-CoA dehydrogenase family protein, protein MDFELTKAQLDLQERARTFIDTEVLPHYKTWPITAPEYSPELTSHLKKKLQEFGLSKLVIPKEYGGQGLGAMEDVIVLTEFARSPRRVPGSHFAPWPILYQASDAIKKKYLYPVIEGSTTWSMCFTEPEAGSDLARIKTTAVKKGDHYVINGRKMWRTGHHGASYTAVAAVTDPSKGHRGISVFLVDNNSPGFGKVRDIPVIARQWGIEEEVKLEDVVVPAENLLGEEGAGFAIAQHQFNRFRLRLGGVALGMALRSQELAIDWAKNREVFGGKLGDNQAIQWMLTDSQYDIESIRWNTYYAAWLVDRGGFAAARLPASMVKGYCIDAGMRVVDRAMQILGGRGLAIDDYPFSDFYNHLRMCKQMEGSTEIMKIVMAREILK, encoded by the coding sequence ATGGACTTCGAACTTACAAAAGCGCAATTGGACCTCCAGGAGAGAGCGCGCACGTTTATCGACACGGAGGTCCTCCCCCATTACAAAACCTGGCCCATCACAGCGCCAGAATATAGTCCTGAACTGACCTCTCATCTGAAGAAGAAGTTGCAGGAATTTGGCCTGTCGAAGCTCGTGATTCCGAAGGAATATGGTGGCCAAGGGCTCGGCGCCATGGAGGACGTGATCGTCCTGACCGAGTTCGCAAGATCGCCGCGCCGCGTTCCCGGATCGCATTTCGCTCCTTGGCCGATCCTTTATCAGGCGTCTGACGCGATCAAGAAGAAGTATCTATATCCGGTGATCGAAGGCAGCACGACCTGGTCGATGTGCTTCACTGAACCGGAAGCCGGCTCCGACCTCGCTCGGATCAAGACGACAGCGGTCAAGAAGGGCGATCACTACGTCATCAACGGTCGCAAGATGTGGCGCACGGGCCATCACGGCGCCTCTTATACGGCAGTGGCTGCGGTGACCGATCCCTCGAAGGGACATCGCGGCATCAGCGTATTCCTGGTCGACAATAATTCCCCCGGCTTCGGTAAGGTCCGCGATATTCCGGTCATCGCCCGGCAGTGGGGCATCGAGGAGGAAGTGAAGCTGGAGGACGTCGTCGTTCCAGCGGAAAACCTGCTCGGGGAAGAAGGAGCGGGCTTTGCCATCGCGCAACATCAGTTCAACCGGTTCCGCCTTCGTCTAGGTGGCGTCGCGCTGGGCATGGCCTTGCGCAGCCAGGAACTGGCGATCGACTGGGCGAAGAATCGTGAGGTTTTCGGCGGAAAACTGGGTGACAATCAAGCCATCCAATGGATGCTGACCGACTCCCAATATGACATCGAGTCGATCCGTTGGAACACCTATTATGCCGCCTGGCTTGTAGACCGCGGCGGCTTCGCGGCAGCTCGCCTTCCCGCATCGATGGTCAAAGGATATTGCATCGACGCCGGAATGAGAGTCGTCGATCGCGCGATGCAAATCCTCGGCGGGCGAGGTCTTGCAATCGACGATTATCCGTTCAGTGACTTCTACAACCACTTGCGGATGTGCAAGCAGATGGAAGGATCGACCGAGATCATGAAGATCGTGATGGCTCGCGAGATCCTCAAATAG
- a CDS encoding enoyl-CoA hydratase-related protein, which yields MPLVLYEQRDAVAILTLNNPEQYNAMRAGLLPELNEGLTGALADDSVRAVLITGAGKGFCSGASLGGESFGSGSGVADTLRNNLNPIIEKMQTASKAIVVAVNGAAAGAGVGLALAGDIVVAARSAKFVLSFVRLGAALDAGTSLLIARSAGVARARAFALLGEPISADEAERWGLIWKAVDDVDVFAEAFSVAERLSKGPPVAIRLIKSQIQTAWSEALTTALGHEADAQGEAFATNDLREGARAFLEKRPAQFQGH from the coding sequence ATGCCGCTAGTATTGTACGAACAACGAGATGCTGTCGCGATTCTGACCCTGAACAATCCGGAGCAGTATAATGCCATGCGCGCCGGTCTTCTCCCGGAACTGAACGAAGGACTGACAGGGGCGCTTGCGGATGATAGCGTTCGAGCGGTTCTCATCACGGGAGCCGGAAAGGGGTTCTGCTCCGGCGCCTCGCTCGGTGGGGAGAGCTTCGGATCTGGATCCGGCGTCGCGGATACGCTCCGAAACAATCTGAATCCGATCATTGAGAAGATGCAAACAGCGTCGAAAGCCATTGTCGTTGCTGTCAATGGCGCTGCCGCCGGAGCAGGCGTTGGGCTTGCTCTTGCCGGCGATATCGTCGTCGCTGCGCGGTCCGCAAAATTCGTTCTCAGTTTTGTTCGGCTAGGCGCCGCCCTGGATGCCGGCACCTCGCTTCTCATTGCCAGGTCAGCGGGCGTGGCGCGTGCGCGTGCTTTTGCCTTGCTGGGCGAGCCGATCTCTGCCGATGAAGCGGAGCGTTGGGGTCTCATCTGGAAGGCCGTCGACGACGTGGATGTGTTCGCCGAAGCCTTTTCTGTGGCCGAGAGATTGTCAAAAGGACCTCCGGTTGCGATTCGCCTGATCAAATCGCAAATCCAGACAGCGTGGAGCGAGGCCTTGACGACTGCGCTCGGTCACGAAGCGGATGCGCAAGGGGAAGCGTTTGCAACGAATGACCTTCGTGAGGGCGCGCGCGCATTCCTCGAAAAACGACCTGCGCAATTTCAAGGACATTGA
- a CDS encoding SDR family NAD(P)-dependent oxidoreductase → MGRLDNKVAIITGAARGMGRAEAILFADEGAKVVLTDIDEEAGQRVAAEIGKESVFVKHDVSSEADWARVMKLVSDRYGRADILINNAGAFAGDALTDANLEVFERLIRINQVGTFLGMCAVSDMMIAQRGGSIINVSSIAGLRGTKGMFSYAASKWAIRGMSRCAAAELASHRIRVNSLHPGLIETRMVENLSEEELDAMKARLPLGRIGTPADVASAALFLASGESSFMTGAEVVVDGGTLA, encoded by the coding sequence ATGGGACGGCTGGACAACAAGGTTGCGATTATCACAGGCGCTGCGCGTGGCATGGGGCGTGCGGAAGCCATTCTGTTCGCCGACGAGGGCGCCAAAGTCGTACTTACGGATATCGACGAGGAAGCAGGCCAGCGCGTCGCGGCCGAGATCGGGAAAGAGTCGGTTTTCGTGAAGCACGACGTCTCCTCCGAAGCGGACTGGGCACGGGTGATGAAGTTGGTGTCGGACCGCTATGGGCGAGCAGATATCCTGATCAATAATGCAGGGGCCTTTGCGGGTGACGCGCTGACCGATGCAAATCTGGAGGTATTCGAGCGACTGATCCGCATCAATCAGGTCGGCACGTTTCTCGGGATGTGCGCCGTCTCGGACATGATGATTGCGCAGCGCGGTGGCAGCATCATCAATGTGTCGTCGATTGCAGGTCTTCGCGGCACCAAAGGGATGTTCTCATACGCAGCCAGCAAATGGGCAATTCGCGGAATGAGCCGATGCGCCGCAGCGGAGCTTGCCAGCCATCGCATCAGGGTGAACTCTCTGCATCCCGGTTTGATCGAGACCAGGATGGTCGAGAACCTGTCCGAGGAGGAGCTCGATGCGATGAAGGCCCGGCTGCCCCTCGGGCGTATCGGAACGCCGGCCGATGTTGCGTCCGCTGCGCTGTTTCTGGCTTCGGGCGAGTCCAGCTTCATGACTGGAGCCGAAGTCGTGGTTGACGGGGGAACGCTGGCTTAG
- a CDS encoding serine hydrolase domain-containing protein produces the protein MTMDSKDLDQLLGDAVNDHVIPGVGVMVSGPDKVHYCGVFGQKNVETADPIARDTIYKVSSWTKAITTTAFMQFVERGDIRLDQPVSSLIPAFKDIQVLDGFDGERPRLRKPVREVTLAHLASHSSGIAYEFWSEKKDRYSKIAGVPESYAGRNAKALSPLSFDPGEQWAYGTGIDWLGEIVEILSGERVDHYLNENVFRPLDMVDTAFSLNEEQQRRLATVHTRRGDDGFTPIAFDWPNPGQRILCGHGLYSSLDDYTKFLQMFLNNGSRHGKQVLSPASVEVMKANQIGDVNVGVMRSTVPHLSLDAEFFPGMTKKHSVGFQITTEEWEGMRSAGSLSWAGLLNLFYWWDPARSLAVTFASQLLPFQDRRVMDLFVRLEKAIYKTSWPS, from the coding sequence ATGACGATGGACAGTAAGGATCTGGATCAACTGCTCGGCGATGCCGTGAACGATCACGTCATCCCCGGTGTCGGTGTGATGGTGTCTGGGCCGGACAAAGTGCATTACTGCGGCGTGTTCGGACAAAAAAATGTCGAGACGGCCGATCCGATCGCGCGCGATACGATTTACAAAGTATCGTCGTGGACCAAGGCGATCACGACCACGGCCTTCATGCAATTCGTCGAGCGCGGAGACATCCGGCTGGACCAGCCGGTGTCGTCGCTGATACCTGCCTTCAAGGATATCCAGGTGCTGGATGGCTTTGACGGCGAACGCCCGCGGCTGCGCAAACCCGTGCGTGAGGTGACGCTCGCACATCTGGCCAGCCATTCGTCGGGAATTGCATACGAATTTTGGTCCGAAAAGAAGGACAGATATTCCAAGATTGCAGGCGTTCCCGAATCTTATGCTGGACGCAACGCGAAGGCGCTGTCGCCGTTGAGTTTCGATCCCGGTGAGCAATGGGCTTATGGCACCGGCATCGATTGGCTCGGAGAAATCGTCGAAATTCTCAGCGGTGAACGTGTCGATCACTATCTGAACGAGAACGTGTTCCGACCGCTCGATATGGTGGACACCGCGTTTTCTTTGAACGAAGAGCAGCAGCGGCGGCTCGCCACCGTACACACTCGGCGTGGCGATGACGGTTTCACGCCGATCGCTTTCGACTGGCCGAATCCCGGCCAGCGCATCTTGTGCGGACACGGGCTCTATTCGTCGCTCGACGACTATACGAAATTTCTCCAGATGTTCCTCAACAACGGCTCTCGACACGGAAAGCAGGTGCTGAGTCCAGCCTCGGTCGAAGTCATGAAGGCCAATCAGATCGGCGATGTAAATGTCGGGGTCATGCGTTCGACCGTTCCGCATTTGTCGTTGGATGCCGAATTCTTCCCCGGCATGACGAAGAAGCACAGTGTCGGCTTCCAGATCACGACGGAAGAGTGGGAGGGCATGCGATCAGCGGGCAGCCTGTCCTGGGCCGGCCTTCTGAATCTCTTTTACTGGTGGGATCCTGCCCGATCTCTCGCAGTGACCTTCGCTTCGCAACTCCTGCCATTCCAGGATCGACGGGTCATGGATCTCTTCGTCCGGTTGGAAAAGGCGATCTACAAAACATCTTGGCCATCATAG
- a CDS encoding ABC transporter substrate-binding protein codes for MTRKIISAVALLLTVCASQASAQQKSYGPGVSDKEIKIGQTMPYSGPASTFAAIGKAMEAYFQKLNASGGINGRKINLISLDDGYSPPKAVEQTRRLVESDEVFAIVGSFGTASNFATQKYLNAKKVPSLFLGTGANRFSEPEIYPWSMGWQPNNVAKGKIYGKYLLRERPDARIAVLYQNDDFGRDHLRGLREGLGDKAATMILKELSYEISEPTIDSQIQILKATNANVLVDISTPKFAAQAIKKVAETKWPVLHMLSDAAASISSVLVPAGLENSKDVITLLYRKEITDARWANDAGMKEYLAFMKEYMPSVDPTEVLYQFGYGTAQTFEHVLRQCGDDLTRENLMKKAASIKDFELSSMLPGLKLNTSATRYTPISQAQIVQFDGVTWKPISDLLDADK; via the coding sequence ATGACGCGCAAAATCATTTCAGCCGTCGCACTTTTATTGACTGTTTGCGCATCGCAAGCGTCCGCTCAGCAGAAATCTTATGGTCCTGGGGTCTCGGACAAAGAGATCAAGATTGGACAAACGATGCCCTATAGCGGGCCGGCGTCCACCTTTGCCGCGATCGGGAAGGCAATGGAGGCGTATTTCCAGAAGCTTAACGCGTCGGGAGGGATCAACGGACGAAAGATCAACCTGATCTCGCTTGATGACGGCTATAGCCCACCAAAGGCCGTCGAACAGACGCGCCGGCTTGTGGAAAGCGATGAAGTCTTCGCGATCGTCGGTTCGTTCGGGACTGCGTCGAATTTTGCCACGCAAAAGTATCTCAACGCGAAGAAAGTGCCGTCATTGTTTCTCGGCACCGGCGCAAATCGCTTTTCGGAGCCTGAAATCTATCCGTGGTCGATGGGATGGCAGCCGAACAATGTCGCCAAGGGAAAAATCTACGGAAAATATCTTCTGCGCGAGCGCCCGGATGCACGCATAGCTGTCCTCTACCAAAACGACGACTTCGGGCGTGATCATCTTCGCGGCCTGCGTGAAGGCCTTGGCGATAAGGCGGCGACGATGATTCTGAAGGAGCTCAGCTATGAGATCTCCGAGCCAACGATCGACTCGCAAATTCAAATTTTGAAAGCCACCAACGCCAATGTCCTTGTGGACATCTCGACGCCGAAGTTTGCGGCGCAGGCGATCAAAAAGGTGGCCGAGACAAAATGGCCGGTTCTGCACATGCTGAGTGATGCCGCCGCATCGATCTCCAGCGTTCTTGTTCCTGCAGGCCTCGAAAATTCCAAGGACGTGATCACTCTTCTGTACCGCAAGGAAATCACGGACGCCCGATGGGCAAATGATGCCGGCATGAAGGAGTATCTCGCCTTCATGAAAGAATACATGCCGTCGGTCGATCCGACAGAAGTGCTGTACCAGTTCGGCTACGGCACGGCGCAGACTTTTGAACATGTGTTGAGGCAATGCGGTGACGACCTGACGCGCGAAAACCTGATGAAGAAGGCGGCGAGCATTAAAGACTTCGAACTGTCCAGCATGCTCCCTGGCTTGAAGCTAAACACGAGTGCGACCCGCTACACGCCCATCAGCCAGGCGCAAATCGTCCAGTTCGACGGGGTGACCTGGAAGCCGATCAGCGACCTTCTCGATGCAGACAAGTGA